A genomic window from Halogeometricum borinquense DSM 11551 includes:
- a CDS encoding glucose 1-dehydrogenase encodes MRAIAVKKGERRPVLVDKPRPEPETGEALVRTLRVGVDGTDHEVISGGHGGFPDGEDHLVLGHEAVGVVEDPNGTRFEAGDVVVPTVRRPPNGGNEYFERGEPDMAPEGMYHERGIVGEHGFMAEYFVSHEQYLVQIPESLTDLGFLIEPISITEKAVELAYASRSSFTWEPESAIVLGNGSLGLLTLALLRDKLGYDRLYCLGRRDRPDPTIDIIEKLGATYVDSRETPVSAVPDEFESMDLVYEATGYAKHAFDSVRALAPNGVATLLGVPGSWEFEIDGGEIHKEIVLHNKALLGSVNSHVKHFESAVDTLAAYPEWFTDDLVTSVCDLDNFAAAFEDDDTTIKTAVQFSTYEERR; translated from the coding sequence ATGAGAGCAATCGCAGTGAAGAAGGGCGAGAGACGACCCGTCCTCGTGGACAAGCCACGTCCGGAACCGGAGACGGGCGAAGCGCTCGTCCGGACCCTCCGCGTCGGCGTGGACGGGACCGACCACGAGGTTATTTCCGGGGGTCACGGGGGATTCCCGGACGGGGAGGATCACCTCGTCCTCGGCCACGAAGCCGTCGGCGTCGTCGAAGACCCGAACGGCACCCGATTCGAGGCAGGCGACGTGGTCGTCCCGACGGTCCGACGGCCGCCCAACGGCGGGAACGAGTACTTCGAACGCGGCGAACCCGATATGGCCCCCGAGGGAATGTACCACGAACGGGGGATCGTCGGCGAACACGGCTTCATGGCCGAGTATTTCGTCAGCCACGAGCAGTATCTCGTCCAGATTCCCGAGTCGCTGACCGACCTCGGCTTTCTCATCGAACCGATCTCGATCACCGAGAAGGCAGTCGAACTCGCGTACGCCTCCCGGTCGAGTTTCACGTGGGAACCTGAGTCGGCAATCGTTCTCGGGAACGGGAGCCTCGGTCTCCTCACGCTGGCGCTCCTGCGAGACAAACTCGGCTACGACCGCCTGTACTGTCTCGGGCGGCGCGACCGTCCGGACCCGACTATCGACATTATCGAGAAACTCGGGGCGACGTACGTAGACTCCCGAGAGACGCCCGTCTCGGCCGTCCCCGACGAGTTCGAATCGATGGATCTCGTCTACGAGGCGACGGGGTACGCTAAGCACGCCTTCGACAGCGTCCGCGCGCTCGCACCGAACGGTGTCGCCACGCTCCTCGGCGTCCCCGGTTCGTGGGAGTTCGAAATCGACGGCGGCGAGATACACAAAGAGATCGTCCTGCACAACAAGGCGTTGCTTGGAAGCGTCAACTCACACGTCAAACACTTCGAATCCGCAGTCGATACGCTCGCGGCGTATCCGGAGTGGTTTACGGACGATCTCGTCACGAGCGTGTGTGACCTTGACAATTTCGCGGCGGCATTCGAAGACGACGACACCACTATAAAAACCGCCGTTCAATTCAGCACGTATGAAGAACGTCGATGA
- the gfcR gene encoding transcriptional regulator GfcR: MKNVDDLIASAAELADRGLSKGEIADELNVSRETASWLVDRSGASSPKPASDNGGASGPQDIHVDWSAIGRDSKRMGYIAHAMADLLQKQGEDVDLTIGIEKAGAPLATVVARELDTDLGTYAPAKHQWEEGDIDELGGSFSRNFSQIRDRQCYVVDDTITSGTTMTETIDAIREEGGEPAACVVIVDKQGLEEIDGVPVYSLIDVVGVGRKS, translated from the coding sequence ATGAAGAACGTCGATGACCTCATTGCGAGTGCTGCGGAACTCGCAGACAGAGGTCTGTCGAAAGGTGAAATCGCCGACGAACTGAACGTCTCACGCGAGACGGCGAGTTGGCTCGTCGATCGGAGCGGTGCGTCGAGTCCGAAACCAGCGAGTGACAACGGTGGCGCGAGCGGTCCACAGGACATCCACGTTGACTGGAGTGCCATCGGCCGCGACTCCAAACGCATGGGATACATCGCGCACGCGATGGCAGATCTCCTGCAGAAACAGGGCGAGGACGTGGACCTCACAATCGGCATCGAAAAAGCCGGCGCGCCGCTTGCCACCGTCGTGGCGCGGGAACTCGACACGGACCTCGGAACCTACGCGCCGGCAAAACATCAGTGGGAGGAAGGTGACATCGACGAACTCGGTGGGTCGTTCTCGCGGAACTTCTCACAGATTCGTGACCGCCAGTGCTACGTCGTTGATGACACCATCACCTCGGGGACAACGATGACCGAGACTATCGACGCTATCCGAGAGGAAGGCGGCGAACCCGCCGCGTGCGTCGTCATCGTGGACAAACAGGGCCTCGAAGAGATCGACGGTGTCCCCGTCTACTCGCTTATCGACGTGGTCGGCGTCGGCAGAAAGTCGTAA